Proteins from one Clupea harengus chromosome 17, Ch_v2.0.2, whole genome shotgun sequence genomic window:
- the eya1 gene encoding eyes absent homolog 1 isoform X6, whose amino-acid sequence MPPLELLSVRSMEMQDLASPHSRVSGSSESPNGPNLDNSHINNNSMPPNGTEVKTEPMSSSEIATSVAEGSLDSFSGSAIGSSGFSPRQTHQFSPQIYPSNRPYPHILPTPSSQNMAAYGQTQYTTGMQQAAAYAGYPQPGQPYGIPAYGIKTEGGLSQAQSPGQTGFLSYSSGFSTPQTGQAPYSYQMQGGSFTTTSGLYAGSNSLTNSTGFNSTQQDYPSYPSFGQGQYAQYYNSSPYTSPYMTSNNTSPTTPSTTATYTLQEPPSSITSQALSEPPPDSILLSLEETNVAHVSGEMSCHSSETGEYSTIHSPSTPIKDSDSDRLRRATDGKSRGRGRRNNNPSPPPDSDLERVFIWDLDETIIVFHSLLTGSYANRFGRDPPTSVSLGLRMEEMIFNLADTHLFFNDLEECDQVHIDDVSSDDNGQDLSTYNFSTDGFHAAATSANLCLATGVRGGVDWMRKLAFRYRRVKEIYTTYKNNVGGLLGPAKREAWLQLRAEIEALTDSWLTLALKALTLIHSRSNCVNILVTTTQLIPALAKVLLYGLGIVFPIENIYSATKIGKESCFERVMQRFGRKVVYIVVGDGVEEEQGSKKHNMPFWRISSHSDLMALHHALDLEYL is encoded by the exons TTAAAACAGAGCCAATGAGCAGCAGCGAAATCGCCACCTCTGTAGCAGAAGGCTCTCTAGACAGCTTCTCAGGATCAG CTATTGGAAGTAGTGGCTTCAGCCCAAGACAAACTCACCAGTTCTCTCCACAGATTTACCCTTCCAA CAGACCGTATCCACACATTCTTCCAACCCCTTCATCCCAAAATATGGCCGCCTATGGCCAGACGCAGTATACCACAGGAATGCAACAGGCCGCTGCCTATGCAGGCTACCCACAACCAGGGCAGCCCTACGGAATTCCAGCCTATG GCATCAAGACAGAGGGCGGGCTCTCCCAGGCACAGTCACCGGGCCAGACCGGCTTCCTGAGCTACAGCTCCGGCTTCTCCACACCTCAGACGGGACAGGCACCCTACAGCTACCAGATGCAAG GAGGCAGTTTTACAACTACATCAGGACTGTATGCTGGGAGCAATTCCCTCACAAATTCAACTGGATTCAATAGTACACAACAG GACTACCCCTCGTACCCAAGCTTTGGCCAGGGTCAGTATGCGCAGTATTACAACAGCTCCCCGTACACGTCCCCGTATATGACGAGCAACAACACcagccccaccaccccctccaccactgCCACCTACACGCTCCAGGAGCCGCCCTCCAGCATCACCAGCCAAGCCCTCTCCGAGCCGCCGCCag ACTCAATCCTCCTCAGCTTGGAGGAAACCAACGTTGCACACGTTTCTGGAGAGATGTCCTGCCATTCTTCAGAGACAG GAGAGTACAGTACAATCCACAGTCCATCAACCCCCATTAAAGATTCAGATTCGGATCGATTGCGTCGGGCCACGGATGGAAAGTCACGTGGTCGCGGGAGAAGGAACAACAACCCATCTCCGCCTCCAGACTCTGACCTTGAG cGCGTGTTCATCTGGGACTTGGATGAAACAATCATCGTTTTCCATTCCTTGCTCACGGGGTCTTACGCCAATAGATTCGGGAGG GATCCACCAACGTCTGTGTCGTTAGGCCTGAGGATGGAGGAAATGATCTTCAACTTGGCAGACACACATTTGTTCTTCAACGACTTAGAA GAGTGTGATCAAGTCCACATCGATGACGTGTCTTCAGATGACAATGGCCAGGACCTAAG cacgtATAATTTCAGCACGGACGGCTTTCACGCAGCAGCCACCAGTGCCAACCTGTGTCTGGCAACGGGCGTGCGGGGAGGTGTGGACTGGATGAGAAAGCTGGCCTTCCGCTACAGACGAGTAAAAGAAATTTACACCACCTACAAAAACAACGTCGGAG GCCTGCTTGGCCCGGCCAAAAGGGAAGCCTGGTTGCAATTGCGAGCAGAAATTGAAGCCTTGACGGACTCCTGGTTAACACTGGCACTGAAAGCACTAACATTAATCCACTCAAG gTCAAACTGTGTTAACATCTTGGTGACCACAACGCAACTCATCCCAGCCCTGGCAAAGGTCCTCCTGTACGGCCTGGGAATAGTGTTTCCAATTGAAAATATTTATAGCGCAACGAAAATAG GGAAGGAGAGCTGTTTCGAGAGGGTCATGCAGAGGTTCGGCAGGAAAGTTGTTTACATCGTCGTGGGAGACGGAGTGGAAGAGGAACAGGGCTCAAAAAAG cacaACATGCCCTTCTGGAGAATCTCCAGCCACTCAGACCTGATGGCCCTGCACCACGCTCTGGACCTGGAGTACTTGTAG
- the eya1 gene encoding eyes absent homolog 1 isoform X5, which produces MPPLELLSVRSMEMQDLASPHSRVSGSSESPNGPNLDNSHINNNSMPPNGTEVKTEPMSSSEIATSVAEGSLDSFSGSAIGSSGFSPRQTHQFSPQIYPSNRPYPHILPTPSSQNMAAYGQTQYTTGMQQAAAYAGYPQPGQPYGIPAYGPLWAGIKTEGGLSQAQSPGQTGFLSYSSGFSTPQTGQAPYSYQMQGGSFTTTSGLYAGSNSLTNSTGFNSTQQDYPSYPSFGQGQYAQYYNSSPYTSPYMTSNNTSPTTPSTTATYTLQEPPSSITSQALSEPPPDSILLSLEETNVAHVSGEMSCHSSETGEYSTIHSPSTPIKDSDSDRLRRATDGKSRGRGRRNNNPSPPPDSDLERVFIWDLDETIIVFHSLLTGSYANRFGRDPPTSVSLGLRMEEMIFNLADTHLFFNDLEECDQVHIDDVSSDDNGQDLSTYNFSTDGFHAAATSANLCLATGVRGGVDWMRKLAFRYRRVKEIYTTYKNNVGGLLGPAKREAWLQLRAEIEALTDSWLTLALKALTLIHSRSNCVNILVTTTQLIPALAKVLLYGLGIVFPIENIYSATKIGKESCFERVMQRFGRKVVYIVVGDGVEEEQGSKKHNMPFWRISSHSDLMALHHALDLEYL; this is translated from the exons TTAAAACAGAGCCAATGAGCAGCAGCGAAATCGCCACCTCTGTAGCAGAAGGCTCTCTAGACAGCTTCTCAGGATCAG CTATTGGAAGTAGTGGCTTCAGCCCAAGACAAACTCACCAGTTCTCTCCACAGATTTACCCTTCCAA CAGACCGTATCCACACATTCTTCCAACCCCTTCATCCCAAAATATGGCCGCCTATGGCCAGACGCAGTATACCACAGGAATGCAACAGGCCGCTGCCTATGCAGGCTACCCACAACCAGGGCAGCCCTACGGAATTCCAGCCTATG GTCCGTTGTGGGCAGGCATCAAGACAGAGGGCGGGCTCTCCCAGGCACAGTCACCGGGCCAGACCGGCTTCCTGAGCTACAGCTCCGGCTTCTCCACACCTCAGACGGGACAGGCACCCTACAGCTACCAGATGCAAG GAGGCAGTTTTACAACTACATCAGGACTGTATGCTGGGAGCAATTCCCTCACAAATTCAACTGGATTCAATAGTACACAACAG GACTACCCCTCGTACCCAAGCTTTGGCCAGGGTCAGTATGCGCAGTATTACAACAGCTCCCCGTACACGTCCCCGTATATGACGAGCAACAACACcagccccaccaccccctccaccactgCCACCTACACGCTCCAGGAGCCGCCCTCCAGCATCACCAGCCAAGCCCTCTCCGAGCCGCCGCCag ACTCAATCCTCCTCAGCTTGGAGGAAACCAACGTTGCACACGTTTCTGGAGAGATGTCCTGCCATTCTTCAGAGACAG GAGAGTACAGTACAATCCACAGTCCATCAACCCCCATTAAAGATTCAGATTCGGATCGATTGCGTCGGGCCACGGATGGAAAGTCACGTGGTCGCGGGAGAAGGAACAACAACCCATCTCCGCCTCCAGACTCTGACCTTGAG cGCGTGTTCATCTGGGACTTGGATGAAACAATCATCGTTTTCCATTCCTTGCTCACGGGGTCTTACGCCAATAGATTCGGGAGG GATCCACCAACGTCTGTGTCGTTAGGCCTGAGGATGGAGGAAATGATCTTCAACTTGGCAGACACACATTTGTTCTTCAACGACTTAGAA GAGTGTGATCAAGTCCACATCGATGACGTGTCTTCAGATGACAATGGCCAGGACCTAAG cacgtATAATTTCAGCACGGACGGCTTTCACGCAGCAGCCACCAGTGCCAACCTGTGTCTGGCAACGGGCGTGCGGGGAGGTGTGGACTGGATGAGAAAGCTGGCCTTCCGCTACAGACGAGTAAAAGAAATTTACACCACCTACAAAAACAACGTCGGAG GCCTGCTTGGCCCGGCCAAAAGGGAAGCCTGGTTGCAATTGCGAGCAGAAATTGAAGCCTTGACGGACTCCTGGTTAACACTGGCACTGAAAGCACTAACATTAATCCACTCAAG gTCAAACTGTGTTAACATCTTGGTGACCACAACGCAACTCATCCCAGCCCTGGCAAAGGTCCTCCTGTACGGCCTGGGAATAGTGTTTCCAATTGAAAATATTTATAGCGCAACGAAAATAG GGAAGGAGAGCTGTTTCGAGAGGGTCATGCAGAGGTTCGGCAGGAAAGTTGTTTACATCGTCGTGGGAGACGGAGTGGAAGAGGAACAGGGCTCAAAAAAG cacaACATGCCCTTCTGGAGAATCTCCAGCCACTCAGACCTGATGGCCCTGCACCACGCTCTGGACCTGGAGTACTTGTAG
- the eya1 gene encoding eyes absent homolog 1 isoform X4, protein MEMQDLASPHSRVSGSSESPNGPNLDNSHINNNSMPPNGTEGDNITMLTTADWLLSSSSQSAAVKTEPMSSSEIATSVAEGSLDSFSGSAIGSSGFSPRQTHQFSPQIYPSNRPYPHILPTPSSQNMAAYGQTQYTTGMQQAAAYAGYPQPGQPYGIPAYGPLWAGIKTEGGLSQAQSPGQTGFLSYSSGFSTPQTGQAPYSYQMQGGSFTTTSGLYAGSNSLTNSTGFNSTQQDYPSYPSFGQGQYAQYYNSSPYTSPYMTSNNTSPTTPSTTATYTLQEPPSSITSQALSEPPPDSILLSLEETNVAHVSGEMSCHSSETGEYSTIHSPSTPIKDSDSDRLRRATDGKSRGRGRRNNNPSPPPDSDLERVFIWDLDETIIVFHSLLTGSYANRFGRDPPTSVSLGLRMEEMIFNLADTHLFFNDLEECDQVHIDDVSSDDNGQDLSTYNFSTDGFHAAATSANLCLATGVRGGVDWMRKLAFRYRRVKEIYTTYKNNVGGLLGPAKREAWLQLRAEIEALTDSWLTLALKALTLIHSRSNCVNILVTTTQLIPALAKVLLYGLGIVFPIENIYSATKIGKESCFERVMQRFGRKVVYIVVGDGVEEEQGSKKHNMPFWRISSHSDLMALHHALDLEYL, encoded by the exons TTAAAACAGAGCCAATGAGCAGCAGCGAAATCGCCACCTCTGTAGCAGAAGGCTCTCTAGACAGCTTCTCAGGATCAG CTATTGGAAGTAGTGGCTTCAGCCCAAGACAAACTCACCAGTTCTCTCCACAGATTTACCCTTCCAA CAGACCGTATCCACACATTCTTCCAACCCCTTCATCCCAAAATATGGCCGCCTATGGCCAGACGCAGTATACCACAGGAATGCAACAGGCCGCTGCCTATGCAGGCTACCCACAACCAGGGCAGCCCTACGGAATTCCAGCCTATG GTCCGTTGTGGGCAGGCATCAAGACAGAGGGCGGGCTCTCCCAGGCACAGTCACCGGGCCAGACCGGCTTCCTGAGCTACAGCTCCGGCTTCTCCACACCTCAGACGGGACAGGCACCCTACAGCTACCAGATGCAAG GAGGCAGTTTTACAACTACATCAGGACTGTATGCTGGGAGCAATTCCCTCACAAATTCAACTGGATTCAATAGTACACAACAG GACTACCCCTCGTACCCAAGCTTTGGCCAGGGTCAGTATGCGCAGTATTACAACAGCTCCCCGTACACGTCCCCGTATATGACGAGCAACAACACcagccccaccaccccctccaccactgCCACCTACACGCTCCAGGAGCCGCCCTCCAGCATCACCAGCCAAGCCCTCTCCGAGCCGCCGCCag ACTCAATCCTCCTCAGCTTGGAGGAAACCAACGTTGCACACGTTTCTGGAGAGATGTCCTGCCATTCTTCAGAGACAG GAGAGTACAGTACAATCCACAGTCCATCAACCCCCATTAAAGATTCAGATTCGGATCGATTGCGTCGGGCCACGGATGGAAAGTCACGTGGTCGCGGGAGAAGGAACAACAACCCATCTCCGCCTCCAGACTCTGACCTTGAG cGCGTGTTCATCTGGGACTTGGATGAAACAATCATCGTTTTCCATTCCTTGCTCACGGGGTCTTACGCCAATAGATTCGGGAGG GATCCACCAACGTCTGTGTCGTTAGGCCTGAGGATGGAGGAAATGATCTTCAACTTGGCAGACACACATTTGTTCTTCAACGACTTAGAA GAGTGTGATCAAGTCCACATCGATGACGTGTCTTCAGATGACAATGGCCAGGACCTAAG cacgtATAATTTCAGCACGGACGGCTTTCACGCAGCAGCCACCAGTGCCAACCTGTGTCTGGCAACGGGCGTGCGGGGAGGTGTGGACTGGATGAGAAAGCTGGCCTTCCGCTACAGACGAGTAAAAGAAATTTACACCACCTACAAAAACAACGTCGGAG GCCTGCTTGGCCCGGCCAAAAGGGAAGCCTGGTTGCAATTGCGAGCAGAAATTGAAGCCTTGACGGACTCCTGGTTAACACTGGCACTGAAAGCACTAACATTAATCCACTCAAG gTCAAACTGTGTTAACATCTTGGTGACCACAACGCAACTCATCCCAGCCCTGGCAAAGGTCCTCCTGTACGGCCTGGGAATAGTGTTTCCAATTGAAAATATTTATAGCGCAACGAAAATAG GGAAGGAGAGCTGTTTCGAGAGGGTCATGCAGAGGTTCGGCAGGAAAGTTGTTTACATCGTCGTGGGAGACGGAGTGGAAGAGGAACAGGGCTCAAAAAAG cacaACATGCCCTTCTGGAGAATCTCCAGCCACTCAGACCTGATGGCCCTGCACCACGCTCTGGACCTGGAGTACTTGTAG
- the eya1 gene encoding eyes absent homolog 1 isoform X8: MPPLELLSVRSMEMQDLASPHSRVSGSSESPNGPNLDNSHINNNSMPPNGTEVKTEPMSSSEIATSVAEGSLDSFSGSAIGSSGFSPRQTHQFSPQIYPSNRPYPHILPTPSSQNMAAYGQTQYTTGMQQAAAYAGYPQPGQPYGIPAYGIKTEGGLSQAQSPGQTGFLSYSSGFSTPQTGQAPYSYQMQGGSFTTTSGLYAGSNSLTNSTGFNSTQQDYPSYPSFGQGQYAQYYNSSPYTSPYMTSNNTSPTTPSTTATYTLQEPPSSITSQALSEPPPGEYSTIHSPSTPIKDSDSDRLRRATDGKSRGRGRRNNNPSPPPDSDLERVFIWDLDETIIVFHSLLTGSYANRFGRDPPTSVSLGLRMEEMIFNLADTHLFFNDLEECDQVHIDDVSSDDNGQDLSTYNFSTDGFHAAATSANLCLATGVRGGVDWMRKLAFRYRRVKEIYTTYKNNVGGLLGPAKREAWLQLRAEIEALTDSWLTLALKALTLIHSRSNCVNILVTTTQLIPALAKVLLYGLGIVFPIENIYSATKIGKESCFERVMQRFGRKVVYIVVGDGVEEEQGSKKHNMPFWRISSHSDLMALHHALDLEYL, encoded by the exons TTAAAACAGAGCCAATGAGCAGCAGCGAAATCGCCACCTCTGTAGCAGAAGGCTCTCTAGACAGCTTCTCAGGATCAG CTATTGGAAGTAGTGGCTTCAGCCCAAGACAAACTCACCAGTTCTCTCCACAGATTTACCCTTCCAA CAGACCGTATCCACACATTCTTCCAACCCCTTCATCCCAAAATATGGCCGCCTATGGCCAGACGCAGTATACCACAGGAATGCAACAGGCCGCTGCCTATGCAGGCTACCCACAACCAGGGCAGCCCTACGGAATTCCAGCCTATG GCATCAAGACAGAGGGCGGGCTCTCCCAGGCACAGTCACCGGGCCAGACCGGCTTCCTGAGCTACAGCTCCGGCTTCTCCACACCTCAGACGGGACAGGCACCCTACAGCTACCAGATGCAAG GAGGCAGTTTTACAACTACATCAGGACTGTATGCTGGGAGCAATTCCCTCACAAATTCAACTGGATTCAATAGTACACAACAG GACTACCCCTCGTACCCAAGCTTTGGCCAGGGTCAGTATGCGCAGTATTACAACAGCTCCCCGTACACGTCCCCGTATATGACGAGCAACAACACcagccccaccaccccctccaccactgCCACCTACACGCTCCAGGAGCCGCCCTCCAGCATCACCAGCCAAGCCCTCTCCGAGCCGCCGCCag GAGAGTACAGTACAATCCACAGTCCATCAACCCCCATTAAAGATTCAGATTCGGATCGATTGCGTCGGGCCACGGATGGAAAGTCACGTGGTCGCGGGAGAAGGAACAACAACCCATCTCCGCCTCCAGACTCTGACCTTGAG cGCGTGTTCATCTGGGACTTGGATGAAACAATCATCGTTTTCCATTCCTTGCTCACGGGGTCTTACGCCAATAGATTCGGGAGG GATCCACCAACGTCTGTGTCGTTAGGCCTGAGGATGGAGGAAATGATCTTCAACTTGGCAGACACACATTTGTTCTTCAACGACTTAGAA GAGTGTGATCAAGTCCACATCGATGACGTGTCTTCAGATGACAATGGCCAGGACCTAAG cacgtATAATTTCAGCACGGACGGCTTTCACGCAGCAGCCACCAGTGCCAACCTGTGTCTGGCAACGGGCGTGCGGGGAGGTGTGGACTGGATGAGAAAGCTGGCCTTCCGCTACAGACGAGTAAAAGAAATTTACACCACCTACAAAAACAACGTCGGAG GCCTGCTTGGCCCGGCCAAAAGGGAAGCCTGGTTGCAATTGCGAGCAGAAATTGAAGCCTTGACGGACTCCTGGTTAACACTGGCACTGAAAGCACTAACATTAATCCACTCAAG gTCAAACTGTGTTAACATCTTGGTGACCACAACGCAACTCATCCCAGCCCTGGCAAAGGTCCTCCTGTACGGCCTGGGAATAGTGTTTCCAATTGAAAATATTTATAGCGCAACGAAAATAG GGAAGGAGAGCTGTTTCGAGAGGGTCATGCAGAGGTTCGGCAGGAAAGTTGTTTACATCGTCGTGGGAGACGGAGTGGAAGAGGAACAGGGCTCAAAAAAG cacaACATGCCCTTCTGGAGAATCTCCAGCCACTCAGACCTGATGGCCCTGCACCACGCTCTGGACCTGGAGTACTTGTAG